One genomic window of Punica granatum isolate Tunisia-2019 chromosome 1, ASM765513v2, whole genome shotgun sequence includes the following:
- the LOC116211757 gene encoding glutamate receptor 3.3-like: MGSMWFLLIAVLCLEVFRSGYCKNVSSRPAVVNIGAIFTFNSTIGRVAKIAIEEAVNDVNSNSSILPGTKLAIKMQNSNCNGFLGMVEALQFMETDIVAILGPQSSVVAHIITHVANELHVPLLSFASTDPTLASLQFPYFVRTTQSDFYQMSAVAEIVEHYGWKEVTAIYIDDDYGRNGISALNDRLAERRCKISYKAGIPPGSVEKGRIMDLLVKVALMEARVIVLHANPDSGLMVFFVAQYLGMMGNGYVWIATDWLSSVLDSVVSLPSETTDSLQGVLALRQHTPDSDQNRAFSSRWNRLTGGSLGLNAYGLYAYDSVWLIAQALDAFFDQGGSISFSKDTRIKSNGSLHLEEMTIFNDGPLLLKTILRTNFTGLTGLVEFDSDRSLIQPSYDIINVIGTGFRRIGYWSNYSGLSTDAPETLYLKAPNRSRANQKLQSVVWPGDALTTPRGWVFPNNGKQLRIGVPNRVSFPEFASKVRGTENSFKGLCIDVFTAAINLLPYAVPYEFISFGDGHQNPSYTELVNLITTGFFDAAVGDIAIVTNRTKIVDFTQPYATSGLLVVAPFKRLNTGAWAFLRPFSIEMWAVTAAFFIVIGIVVWILEHRINDEFRGPPKKQITTILWFSFSTLFFTHRENIVSTLGRAVLIIWLFVVLIVNSSYTASLTSILTVQQLSSPFKGIDTLRTTDDPIGFQVGSFAEQYLVEELGISKSRLVPLGSPEEYAKALQRGPDKEGGVAAIVDERPYVEVFLSSQCSFRVIGQEFTKSGWGFAFPRDSQLAVDLSTAILTLSENGDLQRIHDKWLKLGTCSSETTEIESEQLHLKSFWGLFLICGIACLMALLICFIQIMRQLCHEDPAKTRASGSSRSQRLHRVLSLMDEKEDPSKKSKRRKVEFVLDDDED, translated from the exons ATGGGAAGTATGTGGTTCCTTCTGATTGCAGTACTTTGCTTGGAAGTGTTCCGGTCCGGGTACTGTAAGAACGTCTCATCGAGGCCTGCTGTTGTGAACATTGGGGCCATCTTCACGTTCAACTCTACCATCGGGAGAGTCGCGAAGATCGCCATTGAGGAGGCCGTGAACGATGTCAACTCCAACTCCAGCATTCTGCCGGGGACTAAACTCGCCATCAAGATGCAGAATTCCAATTGTAACGGATTCCTGGGCATGGTTGAAG CCTTGCAATTCATGGAGACCGATATCGTGGCCATACTCGGCCCACAGTCCTCGGTGGTGGCCCACATTATAACCCATGTTGCAAATGAGCTCCATGTCCCGCTGCTCTCATTTGCATCCACGGACCCCACTCTGGCCTCCCTCCAGTTCCCGTACTTCGTCCGGACGACCCAGAGCGATTTCTACCAGATGAGTGCAGTGGCTGAGATTGTTGAGCACTATGGGTGGAAAGAGGTGACTGCAATTTACATTGACGATGACTATGGAAGAAACGGGATATCAGCATTGAATGATAGACTTGCGGAGAGGCGGTGTAAGATCTCTTACAAGGCTGGAATCCCGCCTGGGTCCGTTGAGAAGGGAAGGATCATGGATCTTCTCGTGAAGGTTGCATTGATGGAGGCGAGGGTCATTGTCCTCCACGCGAATCCAGATTCAGGTTTGATGGTCTTTTTCGTGGCCCAGTATCTTGGGATGATGGGCAATGGGTATGTATGGATAGCTACAGACTGGCTCTCGTCGGTTTTAGATTCAGTGGTGTCTTTGCCTTCAGAGACAACAGATTCCTTGCAGGGAGTTCTGGCGTTGCGACAGCACACACCTGATTCGGATCAGAATAGAGCCTTTTCTTCCCGGTGGAACAGGCTAACGGGTGGCTCTTTGGGTCTCAATGCTTATGGGCTTTATGCCTATGACTCTGTTTGGCTTATTGCTCAGGCTCTCGATGCATTCTTTGACCAGGGTGGATCCATCTCCTTCTCCAAAGACACCAGGATAAAGTCAAATGGTAGCCTCCATTTAGAAGAAATGACCATATTCAATGATGGGCCCCTGCTGTTAAAGACCATACTTCGGACGAATTTCACTGGCTTAACGGGTCTGGTCGAGTTTGACTCTGATAGGTCTCTAATTCAACCATCATATGACATTATCAATGTGATTGGAACTGGTTTTCGGCGTATCGGTTACTGGTCCAACTATTCAGGTTTATCAACTGATGCCCCAGAGACACTCTATCTTAAGGCGCCGAACCGGTCCAGAGCAAACCAGAAATTACAGAGCGTTGTATGGCCAGGTGATGCGCTCACAACACCTCGAGGGTGGGTTTTCCCTAATAATGGGAAGCAATTGAGAATTGGTGTGCCCAATCGCGTTAGTTTCCCTGAATTCGCGTCGAAAGTTCGTGGGACCGAGAATTCATTCAAGGGATTATGCATTGATGTGTTCACCGCTGCTATTAACTTGCTGCCTTACGCTGTTCCATATGAATTCATCTCCTTTGGAGATGGACATCAAAACCCGAGCTACACGGAGCTTGTGAATCTAATCACGACGGGC TTCTTTGATGCTGCTGTTGGGGACATTGCCATTGTTACCAACAGGACAAAGATTGTCGATTTTACGCAACCATATGCAACTTCGGGACTTCTTGTTGTGGCCCCATTCAAGAGGCTCAACACGGGCGCATGGGCATTCCTTCGTCCATTTAGTATAGAAATGTGGGCTGTCACTGCTGCCTTCTTTATTGTCATCGGGATAGTTGTGTGGATTCTTGAGCACAGGATAAATGATGAATTCAGGGGGCCTCCGAAGAAGCAAATCACAACCATTTTATG GTTCAGCTTCTCGACATTATTCTTCACCCACA GGGAGAATATAGTAAGCACTTTGGGTCGAGCAGTCCTGATAATATGGCTCTTCGTGGTCCTCATAGTGAATTCGAGCTACACAGCGAGTTTGACCTCTATTCTCACAGTTCAGCAGCTATCCTCCCCATTCAAAGGGATCGACACCCTTAGAACGACCGATGACCCAATCGGGTTCCAGGTGGGATCATTTGCTGAGCAGTACTTGGTCGAGGAACTTGGAATTTCAAAGTCAAGGCTCGTGCCCCTAGGGTCCCCTGAAGAGTATGCTAAGGCGCTGCAGCGAGGCCCCGACAAGGAGGGTGGGGTGGCTGCGATCGTCGATGAGCGTCCATATGTGGAAGTATTTCTCTCGAGCCAGTGCTCCTTTAGGGTCATAGGCCAAGAGTTCACCAAGAGCGGTTGGGGCTTT GCGTTTCCTCGGGACTCTCAATTAGCCGTGGACCTGTCGACTGCGATTTTGACTCTTTCAGAGAACGGTGATCTCCAACGGATCCACGACAAGTGGTTGAAGCTGGGTACCTGCAGCTCAGAGACCACCGAGATTGAGTCTGAGCAGCTCCATCTGAAGAGCTTCTGGGGCCTCTTTCTCATCTGTGGCATTGCCTGCTTGATGGCTCTGTTAATATGTTTTATCCAGATAATGCGTCAGCTGTGCCATGAGGACCCCGCTAAAACCCGTGCAAGTGGGTCAAGTCGCTCCCAGCGCCTCCACCGGGTTCTATCACTGATGGATGAGAAAGAAGATCCCTCGAAGAAGAGCAAGAGGAGGAAAGTTGAGTTCGTTttggatgatgatgaggattaG